CTGCGGCGCACCGGGTTCGACGAGGTGTCGCTGACGTCGCTCAACTCCGGGGAATATGGATCGGTCGCCGGATTGATCACCGACCTGATGGACGACTTCCAGGAGAGCCGCACCTCGCTGTCTCTCTCGTCGCTGCGTCCCTCGAGCCTGAACGAGCGCATCGCGGAGCAGATCCGCCGGGTGCGCAAGACCGGCTTCACCATGGCGCCGGAGGCGGGCACGCAGCGCCTGCGCGACGTGATCAACAAGGGGACGAGCGAGAAGGACATCCTGTTCGGGGCGGAGAACGCCTTCCGCCAGGGATGGGAGATGCTGAAGCTCTACTTCATGATCGGGCTGCCCACCGAGACCGACGAGGACGTGCAAGGGATCCTGGATCTGGCCCACAAGATCCTGCAGCTGGGCCGGCGCCACGCGCGCCGCGCCGCCCGGATCACCGTTTCCGCCTCCTCCTTCATTCCCAAGCCCCACACGCCGTTCCAGTGGCTGCCGATGGAGCGCATGGAAGCGCTGCGCGAGAAGCAGGCGCGCATCCGCGCCGGGTTGCGCAACCCCGGCATCCAGTTCAAGTGGCACGACGTGGAAATCTCCTGGCTCGAGGGGATCTTTGCCAAGGGAGACCGCACCTTGGGCCGGACGCTGCTGCGCGCGTGGGAACGCGGCTGCCGGTACGACGGGTGGACCGAGCAGTTCCGCTATCGCGACTGGGTCGCGGCCCTGGAGGAGACCGACGTGGACGTCGAGGCGATCCTGCACCGCCGCCTGGCGGTGGGCTCGCGCCATCCCTGGGATCACATCGATTCAGGCGTCTCGGAGCGCTACCTGGCGAAGGAGCTCGAGCTGAGCCTGACCTCGGTGCCGACCGACACCTGCGGCATCGACAAGTGCTACGGCTGCGGCTCGTTCGCGCGGCAGTGCCTGTCGGGAGAGCTGGTCCCCGGCAAGCTCGGCGAGCACGCCGAGGTCGAGCCACCGCGGCCACTGCCTCCTCCGCTTCCGCCGGCGCCGCGCTACCGCTACCGCGCGCGGTACCACAAGCAGGGGAAGATGCGCTACCTGTCGCACCTGGAGCTTTCGCGCACCATGATGCGGGCCTTCCGTCGGGCGGACATTCCGATGGCTTACACGGAAGGGTTCCACCCCATGCCGCGCCTCGCCTTCGCTTCGGCGCTGGCCGTCGGTGTCGAGTCGCTGGGTGACTACCTCGACTTCGAGACCACGCGCGAGCTCGATCCGGAGGCGATGCGGAGCGCCGCCAACGCCTCTCTTCCGGGCGGGATCGGTCTCGACTCGATCGCGCCCGTCAGCCCGGGCGCCGAGACCCTGGGGGAGCTGGTCAATGCGGCACGCTATGCCGTTCGCCTGGAGCGAAGCCTGGGAGACGAGGCGCTGGAACCGGACCTGGCCGCCCGCCTCGCCGGCGCGACCGAGCTCAAGGTGATGCGCGAGCGCAAGGGACGCACCGAGGAGCTGGATGTGCTGCCCTCCATCCATCGTCTCGCGGTGCGCGACAGCGCGACGCTCGAGATGATCCTCAAGGTCGGGGGATCGGGAACCGCCCGGCCGGATGACGTCGTGCACGCGCTGTTCGGCCGCGACGCCGCGGCGCGCATCGTCCGGGAGGATCTCCTGGTGCTGCGCCAGGGCGAGGCCGAATCCCCGCTCTCCGAGCGCCACCGGGAGCGGCCCCTCCCTCCGCCCCCCGCCTGAGGACTGCATCGGGAAGCCTCGCCGTGATCAGGGAATTAATTCTCAGCGCCAATCGCCATGAGACGAGGGCGGCGCTGATGGAAGATGGGGTCCCTGCCGAAATCTTCATCGAGCGGGAGAGCCGCGCCCCCCTGCTCGGCAACATCTACCTGGGACGGGTGACCTCCGTCCTGCCCGGCATGCAGTCGGCCTTCGTCGACCTCGGGACCGACCGCGACGCCTTCCTCTACGTCACCGATTTGATCCCTCCCGATTCCGCGTCACCCGAGATGCGGCCGAGGGCCGCTCGCGATCGTGGTCCGGCCATCGAGACCTTTGTCCGTCCGGACCAGAAGCTCCTGGTGCAGGTCGTGCGTGAGCCGCTGGGCACCAAGGGGGCGCGAGCCACGACGCATCTCTCCCTGCCGGGGCGCGCCCTGGTCCTGCTGCCGCACGGCTCCGGCCGATCGGTGTCGCGGCGCGTCGGCTCGGAGGAGGAGAAGCAGAGGCTGCAGCGGCTGGCGGAGGAGATCCCGGGGGAGGAGGGCTTCATCGTGCGGACGGCGGCGGAAGGGTGCCCGCCGGAAGCGCTGCGGAGAGAGGCCGACACGCTGCGACGCCGCTGGAAGGCGATCGAGGCGCGCGCCGGGGAGGCTTCCGCCCCGGCCTGCCTGCATCTCGAGGCCGAGCTTTCCGTCCGCCTGCTGCGCGATCTGCTGACCGAATCGATTCACCGGGTTGTCGTCGATGGAGAGGCGGCCCTGGATCGCTGCCGCGAGTATGCGGCGGAGTTTCTGCCGCTGCTGGCGCACCGCCTGGAGCGCTATCAGGGTCCGGCGGATGCGTTCGAGGCCCTCGGAATCGATCGG
This DNA window, taken from Candidatus Polarisedimenticolia bacterium, encodes the following:
- a CDS encoding TIGR03960 family B12-binding radical SAM protein, which gives rise to MGPHSEALEAILPRVQKPARYIGGEWNSVVKDPARVDLRMALAFPDTYELGMSHLGLRILYSLLNARPEIWAERVFCPWLDMEAQLRASGIPLVTLESGTPLRDFTVVGFSLQYELNYTNILTMLDLGGIPLRCADRAERDPLVIGGGSMAFNPEPLADFFDCILIGDGEELILDFLRTLGKLRRAGASRRETLAELAKVEGVYVPALYPAARDAGSGFLLPQPVDGLPFPVKRRILYDIDRYPFPEDVVVPFNEIVHDRVSVEIMRGCTVGCRFCQAGIIYRPVRERSPESIKAVLEKSLRRTGFDEVSLTSLNSGEYGSVAGLITDLMDDFQESRTSLSLSSLRPSSLNERIAEQIRRVRKTGFTMAPEAGTQRLRDVINKGTSEKDILFGAENAFRQGWEMLKLYFMIGLPTETDEDVQGILDLAHKILQLGRRHARRAARITVSASSFIPKPHTPFQWLPMERMEALREKQARIRAGLRNPGIQFKWHDVEISWLEGIFAKGDRTLGRTLLRAWERGCRYDGWTEQFRYRDWVAALEETDVDVEAILHRRLAVGSRHPWDHIDSGVSERYLAKELELSLTSVPTDTCGIDKCYGCGSFARQCLSGELVPGKLGEHAEVEPPRPLPPPLPPAPRYRYRARYHKQGKMRYLSHLELSRTMMRAFRRADIPMAYTEGFHPMPRLAFASALAVGVESLGDYLDFETTRELDPEAMRSAANASLPGGIGLDSIAPVSPGAETLGELVNAARYAVRLERSLGDEALEPDLAARLAGATELKVMRERKGRTEELDVLPSIHRLAVRDSATLEMILKVGGSGTARPDDVVHALFGRDAAARIVREDLLVLRQGEAESPLSERHRERPLPPPPA
- a CDS encoding Rne/Rng family ribonuclease, with product MIRELILSANRHETRAALMEDGVPAEIFIERESRAPLLGNIYLGRVTSVLPGMQSAFVDLGTDRDAFLYVTDLIPPDSASPEMRPRAARDRGPAIETFVRPDQKLLVQVVREPLGTKGARATTHLSLPGRALVLLPHGSGRSVSRRVGSEEEKQRLQRLAEEIPGEEGFIVRTAAEGCPPEALRREADTLRRRWKAIEARAGEASAPACLHLEAELSVRLLRDLLTESIHRVVVDGEAALDRCREYAAEFLPLLAHRLERYQGPADAFEALGIDREIRRALRRRVALPSGGTLIIHPTEALVAIDVNTARFIGSSGFEQTALETNCEAVREIVRQIRLRDLGGILVVDFIDMQEEANRERVTRELEEALKADRARSRMLGVSEFGLVQITRQRIRRGLDGVLRTSCPTCRGAGRLRTAETLRLQLQRELRRSGLIEAGTSWRVLAHPDLIAEIRAHWEDFLEEARLPSGTQLRLETVPGVHPEHYEVRGD